A region from the Triticum urartu cultivar G1812 chromosome 1, Tu2.1, whole genome shotgun sequence genome encodes:
- the LOC125543853 gene encoding dof zinc finger protein DOF2.4-like isoform X2 yields MIFPPSFLDSSSWNDNQHAHHQQVAAASCGGGAGDGGCNNHELLQPSIMQQGTLAEGGDGGGGGGQVVGPAKPMSMSERARLARVPLPEQGLKCPRCDSANTKFCYFNNYSLSQPRHFCRACRRYWTRGGALRNVPVGGGYRRHAKRAKPKQAAAAAAAGAPAASGAASGGSTTSSTTSACTTMSNPAPVLPAMLQNGGGGNLSGLLPPLLRLADFDAMSLGSTFSGMGKPSPVDSPAGYYLGGGGGGAVPGLEQWRVQQMQGFPFFQAMADQQHTLAPAAAPAMAMPGMFHYLGLGNGGDGRGVHEDDGGDQQFHHAMPSKRECYPRSGSIAMYGGDHHLTAGAGYTSSYSNAATGNHLL; encoded by the exons ATGATCTTCCCCCCTTCATTCCTGGATTCCTCGAGCTGGAATGATAACCAG CATGCTCACCACCAGCAGGTCGCGGCCGCAAGTTgtggtggtggcgccggcgaCGGCGGCTGCAACAACCATGAGCTCCTGCAGCCATCAATCATGCAGCAGGGGACGCTTGCTGAAGGTGgggacggaggcggcggcggcgggcaggTGGTGGGGCCGGCGAAGCCCATGTCCATGTCGGAGCGTGCACGGCTGGCTCGGGTGCCGCTGCCGGAGCAGGGGCTCAAGTGCCCGCGCTGCGACTCCGCCAACACCAAGTTCTGCTACTTCAACAACTACTCCCTCTCGCAGCCGCGCCACTTCTGCCGCGCCTGCCGCCGCTACTGGACCCGCGGCGGAGCGCTCCGCAACGTCCCCGTCGGCGGCGGCTACCGCCGCCACGCCAAGCGCGCCAAACCCAAGCAGGCGGCCGCGGCCGCGGCAGCGGGGGCACCGGCGGCCAGTGGCGCCGCTTCGGGTGGGTCGACCACGTCATCGACGACTTCCGCTTGCACGACCATGTCCAACCCGGCTCCCGTGCTCCCGGCGATGCTGCAGAACGGCGGTGGTGGCAACCTGTCCGGCCTCCTGCCACCGCTGCTCCGCCTCGCCGACTTTGATGCCATGAGCCTCGGCTCCACCTTCTCCGGCATGGGGAAGCCGTCCCCGGTCGACTCGCCAGCGGGCTACTAcctgggaggcggcggcggcggtgccgtGCCCGGGCTGGAGCAGTGGAGAGTGCAGCAGATGCAAGGCTTCCCGTTCTTCCAAGCAATGGCCGACCAGCAGCACACACTGGCCCCAGCTGCAGCGCCTGCAATGGCCATGCCGGGGATGTTCCACTACCTAGGCTTGGGCAACGGTGGTGATGGCCGCGGCGTCCATGAAGACGACGGAGGAGACCAACAGTTTCATCACGCGATGCCGTCAAAGAGAGAATGCTACCCGAGATCAGGCAGCATCGCCATGTACGGTGGTGATCACCACCTCACTGCTGGTGCTGGCTACACAAGCTCCTACTCCAATGCTGCCACAGGTAACCATCTCTTGTGA
- the LOC125543853 gene encoding dof zinc finger protein DOF2.4-like isoform X1 encodes MIFPPSFLDSSSWNDNQLDFEQHAHHQQVAAASCGGGAGDGGCNNHELLQPSIMQQGTLAEGGDGGGGGGQVVGPAKPMSMSERARLARVPLPEQGLKCPRCDSANTKFCYFNNYSLSQPRHFCRACRRYWTRGGALRNVPVGGGYRRHAKRAKPKQAAAAAAAGAPAASGAASGGSTTSSTTSACTTMSNPAPVLPAMLQNGGGGNLSGLLPPLLRLADFDAMSLGSTFSGMGKPSPVDSPAGYYLGGGGGGAVPGLEQWRVQQMQGFPFFQAMADQQHTLAPAAAPAMAMPGMFHYLGLGNGGDGRGVHEDDGGDQQFHHAMPSKRECYPRSGSIAMYGGDHHLTAGAGYTSSYSNAATGNHLL; translated from the exons ATGATCTTCCCCCCTTCATTCCTGGATTCCTCGAGCTGGAATGATAACCAG TTGGATTTTGAGCAGCATGCTCACCACCAGCAGGTCGCGGCCGCAAGTTgtggtggtggcgccggcgaCGGCGGCTGCAACAACCATGAGCTCCTGCAGCCATCAATCATGCAGCAGGGGACGCTTGCTGAAGGTGgggacggaggcggcggcggcgggcaggTGGTGGGGCCGGCGAAGCCCATGTCCATGTCGGAGCGTGCACGGCTGGCTCGGGTGCCGCTGCCGGAGCAGGGGCTCAAGTGCCCGCGCTGCGACTCCGCCAACACCAAGTTCTGCTACTTCAACAACTACTCCCTCTCGCAGCCGCGCCACTTCTGCCGCGCCTGCCGCCGCTACTGGACCCGCGGCGGAGCGCTCCGCAACGTCCCCGTCGGCGGCGGCTACCGCCGCCACGCCAAGCGCGCCAAACCCAAGCAGGCGGCCGCGGCCGCGGCAGCGGGGGCACCGGCGGCCAGTGGCGCCGCTTCGGGTGGGTCGACCACGTCATCGACGACTTCCGCTTGCACGACCATGTCCAACCCGGCTCCCGTGCTCCCGGCGATGCTGCAGAACGGCGGTGGTGGCAACCTGTCCGGCCTCCTGCCACCGCTGCTCCGCCTCGCCGACTTTGATGCCATGAGCCTCGGCTCCACCTTCTCCGGCATGGGGAAGCCGTCCCCGGTCGACTCGCCAGCGGGCTACTAcctgggaggcggcggcggcggtgccgtGCCCGGGCTGGAGCAGTGGAGAGTGCAGCAGATGCAAGGCTTCCCGTTCTTCCAAGCAATGGCCGACCAGCAGCACACACTGGCCCCAGCTGCAGCGCCTGCAATGGCCATGCCGGGGATGTTCCACTACCTAGGCTTGGGCAACGGTGGTGATGGCCGCGGCGTCCATGAAGACGACGGAGGAGACCAACAGTTTCATCACGCGATGCCGTCAAAGAGAGAATGCTACCCGAGATCAGGCAGCATCGCCATGTACGGTGGTGATCACCACCTCACTGCTGGTGCTGGCTACACAAGCTCCTACTCCAATGCTGCCACAGGTAACCATCTCTTGTGA